The Salvelinus fontinalis isolate EN_2023a chromosome 36, ASM2944872v1, whole genome shotgun sequence genome window below encodes:
- the LOC129835799 gene encoding uncharacterized protein LOC129835799, producing MISLCLIFTLHVEMVHGVVRTESSSISQKNGLMSANVGDTVVLLCFNKGDVGVMFSWYKQTFENIPQLISTIYKLDKNATFYQELKNNPRFSVEGGQGKNNLMIADVELSDSGTYYCGSSYGNNLEFGKGVILIIKGSDSRNMTILQQPVSESIQPGDSVTLNCTIHTETCAGEHSVYWFRHGSGESHPGVIYTHGDRSDQCEKSPEAGSPTQSCVYNLPKSNLSLSDAGTYYCAVASCGAILFGNGTKLDVVHGCKEDQVLLVYCLGVAMGLCVILVIVLGCVMYKISRGECEQCRGTPPQPSTPEVPSHNQDQDVDKLHYAALNVIHKKVKAGRQRSVMERDTVYSGVRRLNMD from the exons ATGATCTCACTGTGTCTGATATTTACACTTCATGTAGAGATGG TTCATGGGGTAGTTAGGACTGAGTCCTCATCCATCAGTCAGAAGAATGGTCTCATGTCAGCCAACGTTGGAGACACAGTGGTTTTGCTCTGCTTCAACAAAGGCGACGTGGGAGTAATGTTCTCCTGGTACAAGCAAACTTTTGAAAATATTCCTCAGCTCATCTCGACCATCTATAAGTTGGACAAGAATGCAACATTTTACCAGGAGTTAAAGAATAACCCTCGCTTCTCAGTGGAAGGTGGCCAAGGGAAAAATAATCTAATGATTGCAGACGTTGAACTCTCTGATTCAGGCACATACTACTGTGGAAGTTCTTATGGAAACAATTTGGAATTTGGAAAAGGAGTCATTCTCATTATAAAAG GATCAGACTCCAGAAATATGACTATACTTCAGCAGCCTGTGTCTGAGTCAATCCAGCCAGGAGACTCTGTGACTCTGAACTGTACAATACACACGGAGACATGTGCAGGAGAACACAGTGTCTATTGGTTCAGACATGGCTCAGGAGAATCCCACCCAGGAGTCATTTACACCCATGGAGACAGGAGTGATCAGTGTGAGAAGAGCCCTGAGGCTGGGTCTCCTACACAGAGCTGTGTCTACAACCTCCCCAAGAGCAACCTCAGCCTTTCTGATGCTGGGACTTACTACTGTGCTGTGGCCTCATGTGGGGCGATACTGTTTGGGAATGGGACCAAGCTGGATGTTGTCC ATGGTTGTAAGGAGGACCAGGTTCTCTTGGTGTACTGTCTGGGTGTAGCGATGGGTCTGTGTGTCATCCTCGTCATTGTCCTTGGTTGCGTTATGTATAAGATCAGCAGGGGAGAATGTGAACAGTGCAGAG GGACGCCCCCTCAGCCAAGTACTCCAGAGGTCCCCAGTCATAACCAG GATCAAGATGTTGACAAACTCCATTACGCCGCTCTGAACGTCATCCACAAGAAAGTGAAGGCCGGGAGACAAAGGAGCGTCATGGAGAGAGACACTGTTTACTCTGGTGTGAGACGCCTAAACATGGACTGA